Proteins encoded together in one Procambarus clarkii isolate CNS0578487 chromosome 11, FALCON_Pclarkii_2.0, whole genome shotgun sequence window:
- the LOC138349845 gene encoding serine-rich adhesin for platelets-like: MGFGALSLQLNVFNINVHISARCKHLLLLQELQHEVTSLLEFRDNVLHAFPHLHARPYNSLNPAHGPLSSHASQPLQAVPSTRGEPSPSKLSHASHHVTPGEGGRQQRPISTAGGGAAGVTTTGGSGNSSSSSSTGGKSLSETHSSSAVADSGFSTDKAGGSMGKSSSSSAGDHLSGVEEHRWTSVEPELPLGSAEDELWQLLDVIQRKGTRLRNELERAERLERDRIGQQPPTGSSASDPLASPRSHPAYRDYWPHSLPGPIGNYHNRGDILAPPPPPPQVGMAMEAEAWAAVDRLRQDRQYLVGRVSWAEAEAAASHQRLLDLHGQLLALAGDKRRLEDQFRALRLDPRLDPRLDPRLDPRVDPRIDYGNDLNLQFVKSNGVRRDGPASTGGIVHSVMGGVNTVHIVSDSTTATTTTTNFTKPRRVPPAVTVSVASGDGAEEFHGVGGTSRARVVRSASSVRLNTDRDVFLPRVLKVPIRDRTQRHSQKEYSIASSQRDNGDKDQNSNYKDLSPTSDNVKESTFVTCGDAVKKGSDRVVIERERRAGKADGGLSMPVSLLKGARLKVQPNKQRISAILREKDVLELQRQLLTTVMETEVLRKQIETASEEWVCKTAEWEAEHRHTHSTITALREENLSLKTQLDQRENVEQKDVGVSVCPLVFSTATMTEGGGADSVEAATHTVHPGPNIKYDVVVHQEESRRSETNNSSVNSTSSESGSRKVPLTVEKPPRRSRETRSTSTVGTSSAQHVSYHSGGNLCHRESSGSEVSGGRDSIGRGTGLRSRPSLAQSGRATPTGTPRSSPAPSMNARMCTVKNSPQEGGRATPLGRSSSGVNSRVVIGRRDSIKTTQANTKGNGKSSPGVGGQHKDSPTRCRDQSIISKSSPVNSSEDYSQRLSSLSSGFDVSSSPLTVSDLRSSSPPTSRVPTTSKMFSALEEQKSRNISNNVKRAVQKKMSASDIYNQDLIDVSNKYVNDSKLPCGGGKRVLKFGNESSSNSSELKLSNLRGGSNSSSPSSSLGSGSGFYDSINMDDESLDDGNKLMHVEVAFEWNPISSQNIQYLPPAARMWTPTQTMSPDKRLPPVTSISPKWLNPSKVPIRLGHGPSFKSKKVNLGNTKNEKALECVNTESGTQQWMADSLEDETPGFEAVGKMRSKLRVMNGAVRFKCIDRPSVLSMVQETSSSHSELPKSGRNMTTSLKSTTAFQQDNISGRCTKGNSDMEKSQSQLGRSQPSLSMSEGGSPARQCDADLNSRVHQILARIAESAQL, from the exons ATGGGTTTTGGCGCCCTG TCATTACAATTAAATGTATTTAACATAAATGTTCATATTTCGGCAAGATGTAAAcacttgttgttgttgcaggAACTACAGCACGAGGTGACGTCGCTTCTGGAATTCCGCGACAATGTGCTGCACGCCTTCCCGCACCTGCACGCCCGGCCCTACAACTCCCTCAACCCTGCCCATGGCCCGCTGTCTAGCCACGCCTCCCAGCCTCTCCAGGCTGTCCCTTCAACTAGGGGGGAACCATCCCCTAGTAAGTTGTCTCACGCCTCCCACCACGTGACCCCTGGTGAGGGTGGGAGGCAGCAGCGCCCCATATctacagcaggaggaggagcagcaggggTGACCACCACTGGCGGCAGTgggaacagcagtagcagcagcagtactgGCGGGAAGTCTCTTAGTGAGACGCACAGTAGCTCAGCAGTGGCAGACTCGGGCTTCAGCACAGATAAAGCTGGAGGCAGCATGGGCAAGAGCTCCTCCTCGTCGGCTGGTGATCATTTATCTGGTGTAGAAGAGCACCGTTGGACTTCTGTTGAGCCAGAGCTTCCACTCGGGTCTGCTGAAGATGAATTGTGGCAGTTACTTGATGTCATTCAAAGGAAGGGAACTCGATTACGAAATGAATTAGAGAGAGCAGAACGTCTGGAGCGAGATCGAATCGGGCAGCAACCTCCAACGGGCAGCTCTGCTTCAGATCCCCTAGCATCTCCCAGATCACATCCTGCATATCGAGATTATTGGCCGCATTCTCTACCAGGGCCCATTGGCAACTATCACAACCGTGGGGATATATTGGCGccgcctccccctcctccacaggtggGCATGGCTATGGAGGCAGAGGCATGGGCAGCTGTGGACCGCTTACGACAAGACCGCCAATATTTAGTTGGCCGAGTAAGCTGGGCCGAAGCCGAGGCAGCTGCATCCCATCAACGTCTGCTTGATCTCCACGGGCAGCTTTTGGCCTTGGCGGGTGATAAACGGCGCCTTGAAGACCAATTTAGAGCACTAAGACTCGATCCACGACTCGATCCACGACTCGATCCGCGACTCGATCCTCGAGTAGATCCTAGAATTGATTATGGCAATGACCTGAACTTGCAGTTTGTTAAAAGTAATGGTGTTCGACGGGATGGCCCAGCATCCACAGGTGGTATTGTTCACTCAGTAATGGGAGGAGTGAACACTGTTCATATTGTGAGTGACAGCACCACtgctacaaccactaccactaacttCACCAAACCTCGTCGAGTACCTCCTGCAGTGACCGTAAGTGTTGCCAGTGGAGATGGTGCTGAAGAGTTTCACGGTGTTGGAGGAACGTCTAGAGCTCGGGTAGTCCGTAGTGCATCTAGTGTCCGCCTCAACACTGACCGCGACGTGTTCCTGCCTAGGGTCCTCAAAGTACCAATTCGCGATCGGACTCAGAGGCACTCACAAAAAGAATATAGTATAGCTTCCAGTCAAAGAGATAACGGTGATAAAGATCAGAACTCTAATTATAAAGACCTTAGCCCCACCAGTGACAACGTCAAGGAGTCAACCTTCGTCACTTGTGGCGATGCGGTGAAGAAGGGCAGTGACCGAGTAGTGattgagagagaaagaagagccgGGAAGGCGGACGGTGGGTTGAGCATGCCGGTGAGCCTCCTGAAGGGGGCACGCTTGAAGGTCCAGCCAAATAAGCAACGCATCTCTGCCATTCTGAGGGAGAAGGACGTCTTGGAGCTGCAGCGTCAACTTCTCACTACTGTCATGGAAACTGAG GTGTTGAGAAAGCAGATTGAGACAGCCAGTGAGGAGTGGGTGTGCAAAACAGCAGAGTGGGAAGCAGAGCACCGACACACACATTCCACCATCACTGCGTTGCGGGAGGAGAACCTCAGCCTCAAGACACAA CTCGATCAGCGAGAAAATGTTGAGCAGAAAGATGTTGGAGTAAGCGTTTGTCCGCTTGTATTCAGTACAGCCACCATGACTGAAGGTGGGGGAGCTGACTCTGTTGAGGCTGCCACCCATACTGTTCATCCGGGCCCAAACATCAAGTATGATGTTGTGGTGCATCAAGAGGAATCTAGACGATCAGAGACCAATAACAGTTCTGTAAACTCTACATCATCTGAGTCTGGAAGCCGCAAGGTTCCATTGACAGTAGAAAAGCCTCCACGTCGAAGCCGAGAAACTCGGAGTACGTCTACTGTTGGAACTTCGAGTGCCCAACATGTATCTTATCATAGTGGAGGAAACCTCTGTCATCGAGAATCATCTGGGTCAGAAGTTTCTGGAGGCAGAGATTCGATAGGACGTGGAACTGGGCTTCGTAGTAGACCCAGTTTAGCTCAATCTGGTCGTGCCACCCCAACAGGCACTCCTCGCTCATCACCTGCTCCCAGCATGAATGCCAGAATGTGTACTGTGAAGAATTCACCTCAGGAAGGAGGTCGAGCCACCCCCTTGGGACGCAGCAGCAGTGGTGTTAATAGCCGTGTGGTTATAGGACGACGGGACTCCATCAAGACAACTCAAGCAAATACCAAAGGAAATGGAAAGAGCAGTCCTGGGGTGGGTGGCCAGCACAAG GATTCCCCGACACGCTGCCGTGACCAAAGCATTATCAGCAAGTCAAGCCCAGTGAATAGTTCAGAAGATTACAGTCAGCGGCTCTCCTCCCTCAGCTCGGGCTTTGACGTCTCAAGTTCCCCATTGACTGTGTCCGACCTACGAAGTTCCTCCCCACCAACCTCTCGTGTGCCTACTACTTCCAAGATGTTCAGTGCATTAGAGGAGCAGAAATCTAGAAATATTTCTAACAATGTTAAGAGGGCTGTCCAAAAGAAGATGAGTGCCAgtgatatttataatcaagatttAATTGATGTATCcaataaatatgtaaatgattCAAAATTGCCATGTGGGGGAGGGAAAAGGGTtcttaaatttggaaatgaaagcAGTAGTAACTCCTCTGAGCTTAAATTGTCTAACCTAAGGGGTGGGTCtaattcatcatccccatcatCATCCCTTGGGTCTGGTAGTGGTTTCTACGACAGTATCAACATGGATGATGAAAGTCTCGATGATGGCAATAAATTGATGCATGTAGAAGTAGCCTTTGAATGGAATCCAATATCATCCCAGAATATTCAATATCTTCCTCCTGCTGCTCGCATGTGGACTCCAACTCAGACAATGAGTCCTGACAAGCGACTGCCACCTGTTACTAGCATCTCGCCTAAGTGGTTAAACCCATCCAAGGTTCCCATTCGGCTTGGTCATGGACCCTCTTTCAAGAGCAAAAAAGTTAACCTTGGTAATACCAAAAATGAAAAGGCACTAGAGTGTGTTAACACAGAAAGCGGTACACAGCAGTGGATGGCCGATTCCCTGGAAGATGAAACTCCGGGTTTTGAGGCTGTTGGAAAGATGAGAAGTAAGCTACGTGTCATGAATGGTGCTGTACGATTTAAGTGCATTGACCGCCCTTCTGTGCTCTCTATGGTTCAAGAAACTTCAAGTTCCCACTCAGAATTGCCAAAAAGTGGAAGAAATATGACTACCAGTCTAAAATCTACAACAGCTTTTCAACAAGATAATATAAGTGGTAGGTGCACTAAAGGAAATTCTGACATGGAGAAGTCACAGTCTCAGTTAGGAAGATCCCAGCCATCATTATCAATGAGTGAAGGTGGCTCTCCAGCAAGGCAGTGTGATGCAGATCTGAATTCACGTGTTCACCAGATTTTAGCACGCATTGCAGAAAGTGCCCAGTTATGA